The Columba livia isolate bColLiv1 breed racing homer chromosome 2, bColLiv1.pat.W.v2, whole genome shotgun sequence genome includes the window ATCATAAACATGAAACGATCCCGCATGTGCTCGGGGACACTGTTTTCTGCCAGAAACTGGTCTTGATCACTTATCCACCCACTGATGTTGTCCTTCTGCCAGGTCTTCTTCACAGACAGCATGCTCCAGAAGAACCTCTTAAGCCGCTCACCTTCTATTTTGTCCTTGCAAGGCAACACACCATAGGCCAGGTGAGGGAAGAGGCGGTCGTACTTCCGAAACTCATGGAACAGTTGGTTAGAGTGGATGCGGTCTTGCTCATTGGCTTTCTCCTTGTTATCTGCCCCTTGGTATGGCTCAGTGCCGTACAGAGCCAGGTACCCAGCTCTGAAGACGATGTTGTAGCAGTAGTGGAAGAGGTTGTCCTCTTGCCACACTCGCTTCTCCTCTCCTGAGCTCGGATTGAAAAACATCAGCTTCCCAAAGTTCTCCATGGTGGCTTGGATCATGACACTGAGTCCATCTCCCATCAGATGCTTCGTGCTCGATGCATGAATCATGCTATTGTTGCCTTCAAAGGTCTTGTAGCCAAAAACTCGCAGGACCAGCTTAGTCGCAGGAGTCCTAAAGTCTAGTTTAGCTCGTGATTCCTTCGCGATGGCTCCAAAGCAGAAGGGGTCCATCACAAAGGTGAAGTAATAACCCCCCATCAGCACCGTGAAAATATCCCCGTGTTTCCTCTGCATCTTTTTTAGAAACTCTGAACTGTCCTTTCTGAAATCCAGCGCATAACCCAGCCAGGGAACGGTACCTTTGTCCAGAGGTGGCTCATTAGGTCCACGCCTCCGAAATGCGCCCAGGAGGTAAAGCCCACCGAGCAGAGATGCTATCACGGTGAAGAGAAGAACCACCCCGAGTGCCATGGGAGCTCTGTGCCCGTCCAGGAGCTTGGactggagctgggcagggacaggagagggCTTTTTATTCCCATCCAGCAGCTGATAAGCAGACGTGCAGCCGAGAACCTCTGCCCTCTTTGGCAGTGTTTGCTTTTCCCCTGTGGAGCACCACAGGTTCATCTCCCTTGATGAACAGACAGATTTTTAAGGTGGAAGGTCCAGTATGATCAAGGTGGAGTTACGGTTTTGCTGGGTCAGGCAGACGGGTTTTGATGTGTGCTCTCCAGCAATTTCAGCAAATTCCTTTTTCTACACTGCACAGAGTCCagtttttgcaaaagagggttTAGAGAATTTCACTCACTGATTTCTACATTTAAGACCAGACTATGGACGCACACTGAACAAATGAAAGGAAGAGTGGATATTGGGAATACTACCGCAAACGAGCTCAGGACCGAGGGAAGGGGGTTACAGCTGAGCTCATTTGGtcccaaaagagaagaaagggaaaggtcTCCAACATTCTGATGTTCTCCAACATTTTTATGTTCTCCAACACAGAGTGCCCCAAAAGTGCTTTGCCAATGAGCGGTGCAAGCACTGCTAATCTgtacaagggcaaagcaaagcaggttcaattatttttatttatttatttatttatttttcccaaggCATCCCAGGAGgggtttaaaaagcatttaaacgaggttcttagggacgtggtttaagtgctagagttgggttatggttggactcgatgattctgagagtctcttccagctgaaatggttctatgattctcatGGGTGATGTGGGATTTAATCAGTTGCATTTGCTTTGCACCAGATGAGTCCAGAGTCTGCAAATGGCCAAGTCACCTCCTGGCTGGAGAGCAGTGGTGCCCAGAGGGACAACAGcatttccttctgtgcacatGAACACCCGATGGTCCGAGGCTGCAAACCAGTCATGTCCCCTCCAGCCAGTGGAGaaaccccatccctggagacatcccaggccaggctggacagggctctgagcaacctgagctggtgaagatgtccctgctcatggcaggggtggcattgaatgagcttggaaggtcccttcaacccaaactattctgtgattctatgattctctgccCTCCCACTCTCACCCCTGGGGTTggcatttttccccatttttctttcttctcaatCTCTCCAACTCCCCACTCTCTGGTCAGGGGTTGGGGACAACGCCAAGAACCCTGTGCCCCTGGGTGCTGCCACcctgatcatagaatcatagtttgggctggaaaggTCCTTCAAAGcgcccccagtgccacccctgccatgagcagggacatcttcaccagctcaggttgctcagagccccgtccagcctggcctgggatgtctccagggatggttcatccagcacctctctggccaacctgggccaggctctcaccaccttcaTCTATGCAGCCACACACTGCACCATGTGCCCCATCTGCTGGTGTCTGGACCTCGCAGCATCCTCACGTAGGATAGAACGCGACATAAGATGGATAAAAAAAAGGGTTTAATAAGAAGATAAGTCAGGCTGACATGAGCAGGCACAGGACACGCTGCTTACACACAGCCAGCCCTTTTATAATCCTCTccctattttttccccccttattCCTCCCCAGCCCACCCTGATACTCACCCTGTATCCTCCAGCTTTGCCCTTCCCCTGAGCATCCCAGCATGAGTTTTCACACAACCACAGGATgccaggggttggaagggacctggaaagctcatccagtgcaatccccccatggagcaggaacacccagatgaggttacacaggaaggtgtccaggcgggttggaatgtctgcagagaaggagactccacgacctccctgggcagcctgggccaggctctgccaccctcaccgagaggaagtttctcctcaagtttaagtggaacctcttgtgttccagtttgaacccactaccccttgtcttaccattggttgtcaccgagaagagcctggctccatcctcctgacactcaccctttatatatctgtaaacatgaatgagtcccccctcagtgtcctcttgtccagctccagagccccagctccctcagcctttcctcacacgggagatgctccactccctccagcatctttgttgccctgcgctggactctctccagcagttccctgtcctgctggaactgaggggccacaactggacacaatacaaTCCCTCCCCTGCATGGGATCGCAATCTTAATCTGAGTTTTTGCTTCCCAGCTGCTGTCCCCTTCCACATTCCCCCGGTGACCTGACCCGTGCAGTGAAGGACACATCACAGCAtcagataaatatttattttgacatttatGTGGGCTTTTTTTAAGGGAAGTTCCCAGCCTTAGAATTTCAGGAACACGCTGTAGCTATGCCGGCAAGGAAAATAATGTCAGTGAGAACAAATTCACCTTCCTAGATCAACTCAAAACCCTTTCTCAGCCCTACCAGTAACCTTGACTCGCAATAAAACTAAGGCGATTACTGTTTTctcttaaattattaattttatttgtataacTCTAGGCAACTCACATGCTTGATGGGTTTTCAGGTCAGAAAGGGCCCAGGTAAGGTTTGAGAGTATTTGGGGTGAACGATACCTTTATTTAAAGGCCAGCAAACTAATAACCTTGAACGTTAACGCTACACTGGGTAATACGGATTGCTTAACAGCCTTTCGTGCTCTGCTCTGCAAGGCCACACCCTCACTCCGGGGTGAGAGCACAAGTCAATATTTATGTTGAAGGTAAATATCCACAGGtcctttttattctgttaaaaTGGATTTTTGGGAAGGCCAATATCTCCACCACCGTTCTGCTGAGCCcatatttcttcccttttctcactGGTTGTTACTGGTTTGAACGATGTTGCTATGACAGTCGAACTGATCTCAAacggtggacttggcagtgttagtgATGTTCTTAAGGTTCATTTCCAACTTAAACGATTCTATGATGCTATTCTGCGAATCAATGATCTGTCCATCACTAAGATGCAGTTTCCTGTTACCCGAGTGTAGCACAGCTCATCATAACAGAGAAACATATAATTGGTCAACAACCCAGTTTAAGATTACCTAATTCCTCCTGTTGTCTCTCCTGGTAGATCAAGGGACAAGCCCAGTTGAAAACATCTGGCCAGCAGGTggcaaaagcaaagctaaaCCCAGGCTGGGCTTCTGGTCACCCACATCTGGCCTGATGGATGAGCGTGGCAAATGCATTCCCCAGCCCACACCATGAGCTGCAGGGATGATGGGATCGCTCTCCTCCAACAGCCGCTTTGGGACCTATGGAAGAGAAGTTCTGCACAAgtttcagtttgcatttttaCGGACACAACATCTACATGAGCTCGTATATTCTAGACAGGAGCTGGGATTCTTCCACCCAGGGCAATCCTTCCTTAATAATTCCAGTTACAACACAAACGACCCCCACATGTACTTTTCTGACCCCAACATGGAAAACCTTCATCTCGATGCTGGTGCTAGGATGAAATATCTGGTTACACAGTGCTGTGGGCTCATAGCAAACCCATCCCATGGCCAGGACCAGTAAAATACAGCGTAGAGGGCATATGCAGAATGTAAATAACGTAAATATTTATCATGCATTCGTGATACTCAACATTTCTATCTGAGCTGCATATCTGCTGCACGATTGGCTTGTCTCTGAGGGCTGGATGTCAAAGAAAGAGCTTCTCCTGAAAATGGCCTGAGGGATCTTCCATAAGTACAATCTGAACCGTTTCTTCACAAAAGCATAGAGCAAGGGGTTGAGACAGCAGTGGACAAAGGACAAACTCTCCGTGATCTGCATGGCGTAGTCCAGCTGCCTGCTGCTTTCACAGCTCCTGATCACACCGACGTCTTGCAGGGAGTGAAGGATGAGGACAATGTTGTAAGGGGACCACAGGATGAAGAAGACACCCACCAGAGTAAAGACCAAGCAGAGTGCTCTCCTTGAGCCAGGCATGTGAGACATGGCGAGGACACACGCTATGCGGGAGTAGCAGAACATCatgaagaggaaggggaaaaggaaaccCAGGATGTTCTGAATGACCCGAAAGACAATTTTCCAAAATAAGTGCTTCTGGCCGTAATCATGGGTGCACATGATGGTTTTGTTGCGGATTTGCCTTGTTCTGGCGAAGAGGCCATCAGGAATGGAGAGGAGTATGGAAAGGACCCATAACACCAacaagatgaggacagacttcgTCCATGTCATGAAGCCACGAGGAGAGCAAACATGAACTATCTGCAGATACATGTCCAGACTCATGCAGCTCACAAAGAAGACGCCACTGTAGAAATTCACAGTGTACATGGCACTTAAGACTGGGCACAATATATCCCAGGTCACCCGCTGAGCAATGTGCAGAGCCCAAAAAGGAAGGGTTAGGAGCAAGAAGAAGTCTGAAACCACCAGGTTCAGCAGATACACTTCGgtcatcttctttttcttcttgatgtGCATGATGAGAACTATAAACAGGAGCACATTCCCAGCCATCCCGACCAGGAATACCACGGTGTAAAAAGATGGCAAGAACACTCTGGTGAAGGAGAGCACCTCTTCTTTTGTGCAGAGGCCATACTGCATGTAATCCTCCTCGTCCAAGTACTCGTACAGGTAGTCGCTTGAATTGGCAGCATCCAGCAAGGGTGAAGCGGTTGTTGTTGCCACCTTTGAAGCTGCATTTGACAAGGGGCCGCCTAGGTACCAAAGATAAGTGAAGGTGATCAAAATGTTCCGATCCACCCAAGAAAGACAAACACCACATCACAGAGGGTTCTCCTCTAGGCCATAGGTTTAAATTTTGCCACTTTCTGATAAGTATTTTGCGTCCTGCACTCCCTGGTCTTTGCCTATGGGATGGGGACAACTGTTGGCACAtacatatagaaaaataattctgctttccCTTACTCTGACACATTAAAAATTGAAAGTAAAAGAGCACGGTCTCCTCTGCCATAACTCCAGACACCACTGCAAGCTTTTGAGGAAGTTTCTGCTCTAAATTCTGGGAAATCCACTCTGCTGTCAGCTGCTTTAGATTCACTTGGGTCGCCACTGAGAAAGTGGCATCTCGATCCTCAGTGAAGCGGAACTGGCCACCAGCACCTTGCTGTTGGTGGGGCTGCTCCCAGAGGTGAAATACTGAACATCTCAGTGCTCCTGGTGGGACACTGACCCCTCTCTGCGCCCACTCTAGGACACCAAGACATGGATTTTTCTAAAAGGTATTAAGTGGAAaatatagaattatagaatggtttgggttggaagggaccctaaagatcatccagttccaACCTCCTGCCATGGGCAATGACACTTTCcactagaatcacagaatgtcaggggttggaagggaccctaaagctcatccagtgcaatccccccatggagcaggaacacccagatgaggttacacaggaaggtgtccaggcgggttggaatgtctgcacagaaggagactccacaacctccctgggcagcctgggccaggctctgccaccctcaccaggaagaagtttcttctcatatttaagtggaacc containing:
- the LOC102083443 gene encoding 5-beta-cholestane-3-alpha,7-alpha-diol 12-alpha-hydroxylase, which codes for MNLWCSTGEKQTLPKRAEVLGCTSAYQLLDGNKKPSPVPAQLQSKLLDGHRAPMALGVVLLFTVIASLLGGLYLLGAFRRRGPNEPPLDKGTVPWLGYALDFRKDSSEFLKKMQRKHGDIFTVLMGGYYFTFVMDPFCFGAIAKESRAKLDFRTPATKLVLRVFGYKTFEGNNSMIHASSTKHLMGDGLSVMIQATMENFGKLMFFNPSSGEEKRVWQEDNLFHYCYNIVFRAGYLALYGTEPYQGADNKEKANEQDRIHSNQLFHEFRKYDRLFPHLAYGVLPCKDKIEGERLKRFFWSMLSVKKTWQKDNISGWISDQDQFLAENSVPEHMRDRFMFMMLWASQGNTGPTAFWLLLYLMKHPEAMKAVKDEVDKVSRESGQELKPGSPPINITRDMLNQTPLLDSALEETLRLVAAPLLVRAVLQDTNLKTSSGTEYVLRKGDRVALFPHISVQMNPEIHSEPHEFKYDRFVNPDGTKKEFYKNGKRLKYFNMPWGAGVSICPGRFFALAEMKLFVFLMLSRYDLELVNGDEEIPAIDISRWGIGTMHPVRDVRFRYRLRF
- the ACKR2 gene encoding atypical chemokine receptor 2 → MGIQVILDMALQTGGPLSNAASKVATTTASPLLDAANSSDYLYEYLDEEDYMQYGLCTKEEVLSFTRVFLPSFYTVVFLVGMAGNVLLFIVLIMHIKKKKKMTEVYLLNLVVSDFFLLLTLPFWALHIAQRVTWDILCPVLSAMYTVNFYSGVFFVSCMSLDMYLQIVHVCSPRGFMTWTKSVLILLVLWVLSILLSIPDGLFARTRQIRNKTIMCTHDYGQKHLFWKIVFRVIQNILGFLFPFLFMMFCYSRIACVLAMSHMPGSRRALCLVFTLVGVFFILWSPYNIVLILHSLQDVGVIRSCESSRQLDYAMQITESLSFVHCCLNPLLYAFVKKRFRLYLWKIPQAIFRRSSFFDIQPSETSQSCSRYAAQIEMLSITNA